The sequence CCTTCGACGTCGTCGTCCGGGTCGGGCATGGTCTCGGGAACCTCGGACGTTTCGAGCACCGGATTGACGACGCAGCCGCGACGGCGGAAGGCTTTGCCGCTGTCGTCGACGTCGGGGCAGTCGTAGACGAACACGCGCAGCGACTCGCCGACCTGGTTGGCGGCGAGCCCGACACCGTTGGCGGCGTCCATCGTGTCGTACATGTCCGCGATGAGTTCGGCGAGCTCTGCGGGTGACTGGGACACCGGCTCGGTCGGCTTGTGCAGTACCGGGTCGCCCACGATCCGGATGGGGAGGATGGCCATGGTTGTCAAGGATAGTGCGGCGCGCCCGCGTCGCCGGCACTGCCTGCGGCCTTCCTCATGGTTGAATAGTCGCTGAAGTACAGCTGTGTAATTCGTTGCTCGGTCGGCCCACGCGATCGAGGAGCCGGGGGAACGTGGTTTCGCTGAATTCGAGCGAGAGCTAGTAGTCGAGGAGTGACATGGACGGCGCAACAGCGCGTAGTCGGAACCAGTCCGAGCGCACCGACAACGACAACTCCGCAGGGGTCGACGAGGTCGGGACCGACGGACTGAGCCGTCGGGAACACGACATTCTGTCCTTCGAGCGCCAGTGGTGGAAGTATGCCGGGGCCAAGGAAGAGGCAATCAAGGAGCTCTTCGACATGTCGGCCACCCGGTACTACCAGGTGCTCAACGCCCTGGTCGACCGCCAGGAGGCACTCGCGGCAGATCCGATGCTCGTAAAGCGGCTGCGGCGTCTGCGCGCCAGCAGGCAGAAGGCTCGCGCCGCTCGTCGCCTCGGGTTCGACGTCACCTAGTAGCCCGGTCGCTAAGGTCGACACCGTGAGCAATCAGAATCCGCAATCGTCCGGCCCGCCGTTACGTGCCCTCGCCATGGTGCTGATTTCTCTCGCGATCCTCTTCGCAGGTCTCGGGTTCGCCTCACTCGGCGATTCGGACTCGGAGAACACTGCGGCCACCGTCACGATCGCCTCCGCGGCCCCGCCGGCTTCGGCCGCGGCGCGCACGACGACTGCGACCGCGTCGGCGTCGGCGTCGGGTGCCACCTCGACGTCCGCGTCGGCGAGCACCACGTCCGGCGCCTCGGGTACATCCGCGTCCGCCGACGCGTCGTCGGTGCCCGTGCGGGTGTTCAACAACAGCAACGTCACCGGACTCGCCGGACAGACGGCCACCGAGCTCACCGAGGCCGGCTGGACGGTGGCCGAAACGGGAAACTACAGCGACGGCACGATCTCCGAAACCACCGTCTACTACGGCAATTCGCCTGCCGAGAAGGAAGCGGCGACGCAGATCGCCGCCGAACTGGGGGCTACGGCCAAACCCCGATTCGCCGGTATCGCGAACTCTTCCGCAGGCGTCATCGTCATCGTCACCGCCGCCGGGTAGCGCGAGCGCCGGGGCAGGCTGGACCGGAAGGCCGGTCCAGGGGCGTCGTGGTTATGATCAGTTGCACTTCTTCGCCACCTCAAAGGAGCGGTTTTGATGGCCTCGAGTACTACCCGTCGGATGTCCTGGCGCATTGTCACCCCCGTGGTGGCCATCGCTGCGTTGGGGCTGACCGCCTGCAGTAACAACGAGGAGCCGTCCGACGTCTCGGGCACCACGCCCCC comes from Rhodococcus oxybenzonivorans and encodes:
- a CDS encoding LytR C-terminal domain-containing protein, which translates into the protein MVLISLAILFAGLGFASLGDSDSENTAATVTIASAAPPASAAARTTTATASASASGATSTSASASTTSGASGTSASADASSVPVRVFNNSNVTGLAGQTATELTEAGWTVAETGNYSDGTISETTVYYGNSPAEKEAATQIAAELGATAKPRFAGIANSSAGVIVIVTAAG
- a CDS encoding DUF3263 domain-containing protein, whose product is MDGATARSRNQSERTDNDNSAGVDEVGTDGLSRREHDILSFERQWWKYAGAKEEAIKELFDMSATRYYQVLNALVDRQEALAADPMLVKRLRRLRASRQKARAARRLGFDVT
- a CDS encoding peptide deformylase — translated: MAILPIRIVGDPVLHKPTEPVSQSPAELAELIADMYDTMDAANGVGLAANQVGESLRVFVYDCPDVDDSGKAFRRRGCVVNPVLETSEVPETMPDPDDDVEGCLSVPGEQFPTGRADWARVTGTDADGNPVDIEGRGFFARMLQHEVGHLDGFLYVDMLIGRNARAAKKTIKRAGWGVPGLSWVPGTVEDPFGHDD